ATATACAGACAGCCGCAACAAGCTGCATATGTGGCGAGAAGCATATGGTGTCAGCGGGGCTTACTTCAGCTACCAGCTGGCGGTGGATGGTTCTGCACCGAACTATGTATGCGTGGCATACTGGGGCGGGGATCATTCTCCTTTTGAACGGGAAGGAACACGGCATGAAAGAATATTTAGTATCGCCGTCGATGGAAATGTGATCGGTGAACAGCGGATTCATATGAACAAGATCGGTGAAGTGTTCTTCGTTACCTATGACATCCCTCAGACGGTTACGTCAGGTAAAGACAGTGTGCGAGTTGCATTCCAAGCGTTGGACGACAACGGATGTGCCGGAAAAGTGGTGGAGGTACGTACAACGCGCAGCAAACCGGAATCTATCTTTTCGTAAAAGAGGCATTGTATGAAATTGGGCAAACACAATGGTATAATAATAGTAAAATGCTGATTAGGTAAAAGAGGAGGATGGAAGTGTGGCAAAACCTGATAATAAAGGCATCTATAGTTTTCAGGATTGGTTAACTTGGGAGGGGAATTGGGAGTTAATTAACGGCAAAGCTTTCAATATGTCTCCAGCCCCCACCTCATTACACCAGTTTATTGTGGGTGAGCTGCACTTCTCCTTGCGTACTTTTTTTCAGAGGAAATGTATCGTCTTTGTTGCTCCCTTTGACGTGTATTTCAGCGAGAATGAACAGTATGACGTACCTGATCATGTTGTCCAACCGGATTTATCGGTGGTCTGTTCCAAAGACCAAATAACCAAAAACGGCTGTCAAGGTGCACCGTCTCTAATCATAGAAGTATTGTCTCCATCAACTGCGCTGAAGGATTTTAACGAGAAGTTTAATCTGTAT
This window of the Paenibacillus marchantiae genome carries:
- a CDS encoding Uma2 family endonuclease — protein: MAKPDNKGIYSFQDWLTWEGNWELINGKAFNMSPAPTSLHQFIVGELHFSLRTFFQRKCIVFVAPFDVYFSENEQYDVPDHVVQPDLSVVCSKDQITKNGCQGAPSLIIEVLSPSTALKDFNEKFNLYQKYGVNEYWIVDPGNQTVHVYTLEEGSYQNRHLYTEQETIQSVLYPELEIPLRNLFKLN